One genomic region from Nymphaea colorata isolate Beijing-Zhang1983 chromosome 10, ASM883128v2, whole genome shotgun sequence encodes:
- the LOC116262012 gene encoding UBP1-associated protein 2B-like — translation MGKKRKLQKKAAAEEANSHQGEEEAQQDPGPDSVQKLLEAFSKEQLIELVCEAAAEDDAFLADIKRTADKDVAHRKIFVYGLGWDADRDALLSVFKKYGDLEDCNVVLDRATGRSKGYGFVLFRHRKGAVKALKEPQKRIKNRFATCQLASVGPVATSHSSDVAARKIYVSNVPADASPEKLRAMFARFGDLESGPGGFDTATGKSRGFALFLYKAVDGAKKALQEPYKMFEGHQLHVRKAAEYPKAGGKPIMAAPLVPGAATLVHVPAVGAGVVPAMISHGDLALTHAAGAVFPGALPMASMVPQVGMAGSFLTAGGTGLAGPGYGQGLAGYGAQQQQPGLSGLSSSVLGAYGMQGIQSGQLGQSSVRAQVGGSSLGGLPSYTSL, via the coding sequence ATGGGGAAGAAGCGGAAGTTGCAGAAGAAGGCAGCGGCGGAGGAAGCGAACAGCCACCAGGGTGAGGAGGAGGCCCAGCAAGACCCTGGCCCGGACTCCGTTCAGAAGCTACTTGAGGCCTTCAGCAAAGAGCAGCTCATCGAGCTCGTCTGCGAGGCGGCCGCCGAAGATGACGCGTTCCTCGCAGATATCAAGCGTACCGCCGACAAGGACGTCGCCCACCGCAAGATCTTCGTCTACGGCCTGGGCTGGGATGCCGATCGAGATGCCCTGCTCTCCGTCTTCAAGAAATACGGCGACCTGGAGGACTGCAACGTTGTGCTCGACCGCGCCACCGGCCGCTCCAAGGGCTACGGATTCGTCCTATTCCGCCACCGCAAGGGCGCTGTCAAAGCCCTCAAGGAGCCCCAGAAGCGGATAAAGAATCGCTTCGCCACCTGTCAGCTCGCCTCCGTCGGGCCCGTCGCCACCAGCCACTCCTCAGACGTCGCCGCTCGCAAGATCTACGTCAGCAACGTTCCCGCCGATGCGTCGCCAGAGAAGCTGCGCGCTATGTTCGCTCGGTTCGGCGATCTCGAGTCGGGCCCTGGCGGGTTCGATACGGCGACGGGCAAGTCCCGCGGCTTCGCCCTCTTTCTGTACAAGGCTGTCGACGGTGCCAAGAAGGCGTTGCAGGAGCCGTATAAGATGTTTGAAGGGCATCAGTTGCACGTCCGAAAGGCTGCTGAGTACCCGAAGGCCGGTGGGAAGCCGATTATGGCAGCTCCTCTGGTGCCAGGCGCAGCTACTCTCGTTCACGTACCCGCCGTGGGTGCCGGAGTGGTGCCAGCCATGATCAGTCATGGTGATCTTGCATTGACACATGCAGCTGGAGCTGTCTTTCCGGGCGCTCTGCCGATGGCGTCAATGGTGCCCCAGGTGGGAATGGCCGGGTCCTTTCTGACAGCAGGCGGGACGGGTTTGGCGGGACCGGGTTACGGACAGGGGTTGGCTGGTTATGGTGCCCAGCAGCAGCAGCCCGGGTTGAGCGGGCTGAGTTCATCTGTTCTTGGTGCATACGGCATGCAGGGAATTCAAAGCGGACAGCTGGGACAGTCATCGGTGAGGGCGCAAGTTGGTGGAAGCAGTTTGGGAGGATTACCTTCATACACTTCGCTTTAG